One Curtobacterium sp. BH-2-1-1 genomic region harbors:
- a CDS encoding DNA-formamidopyrimidine glycosylase family protein, which yields MPEGDTVFRAARRLHAALAGKVLTRSDFRVPAFATLDLVGRTVDEVVPRGKHLLHRIGDLTVHSHLKMEGRWDVYAPGDRWRRPAHQARVVLDAAEVSTVGFALGVLEVVPRDQESEIVGYLGPDLLGPDWDADLALANLTRDPDRPVGLALLDQRVLAGLGNVYRNELCFLRGVLPTRPVREVHDPARMIALASRLILANRDRSARVTTGVDRPGRRFWVYGRAGKPCLRCGTPIRYGELGESELTLRDTYWCPRCQT from the coding sequence GTGCCTGAGGGCGACACCGTCTTCCGGGCCGCCCGTCGGCTCCACGCCGCACTGGCGGGGAAGGTCCTCACCCGCAGCGACTTCCGGGTGCCGGCGTTCGCCACGCTCGACCTCGTCGGCCGCACGGTGGACGAGGTCGTCCCGCGTGGCAAGCACCTGCTGCACCGGATCGGCGACCTGACCGTGCACTCGCACCTCAAGATGGAGGGGCGGTGGGACGTCTACGCGCCCGGGGACCGCTGGCGTCGCCCGGCGCACCAGGCACGGGTGGTGCTCGACGCTGCGGAGGTCTCGACGGTGGGCTTCGCGCTCGGGGTGCTCGAGGTCGTCCCCCGCGACCAGGAGTCCGAGATCGTCGGGTACCTCGGCCCCGACCTGCTCGGACCCGACTGGGACGCCGACCTCGCGCTGGCGAACCTGACGCGGGACCCCGATCGTCCGGTCGGCCTCGCACTGCTCGACCAGCGGGTGCTCGCCGGCCTCGGGAACGTCTACCGGAACGAACTGTGCTTCCTGCGCGGTGTCCTGCCGACCCGTCCGGTGCGCGAGGTGCACGACCCGGCGCGGATGATCGCCCTGGCGAGCCGGCTCATCCTCGCCAACCGTGACCGCAGTGCCCGTGTGACCACCGGGGTCGATCGGCCCGGTCGGCGCTTCTGGGTGTACGGCCGGGCGGGGAAGCCGTGCCTGCGCTGCGGCACGCCGATCCGGTACGGGGAGCTCGGTGAGTCGGAGCTGACCCTGCGCGACACCTACTGGTGCCCGCGCTGCCAGACCTGA